Proteins co-encoded in one Myxococcus xanthus genomic window:
- a CDS encoding dihydrolipoamide acetyltransferase family protein, translated as MAIFEFKLPDLGEGVMEGELVKWHVKAGDSVKEDQVLAEVMTDKATVTVPAPKAGRVVKTHGNEGDMAKVHQLLVTLEVEGAAPAQAGGHSEASAPAAAPVAGGHVGGAPASASKVLATPVTRRMAREHGLDLASIAGTGPQGRVTKADVVAALEGGEKNVVAAPAEQKARPAAPAVSSGAADERVPLRGLRKKIAEKMVRSKFTAPHFAFVEEVDATELVALRARLNAQLAAAGENIKLNYLPFIIKATVAALKKFPHLNANFDEASQELVVRGEFNIGMAAATPDGLTVAVVKSADRLTLAELARETARLGAAARDRKLKMEELTGGTFTISSLGQSGGLFATPIINHPEVGILGVHRLKKRPAVVGDQVVVRDMMNLSLSCDHRVIDGSVAADFTYEIIKYLEKPDLLFLAMA; from the coding sequence ATGGCGATCTTCGAATTCAAGCTCCCCGACCTTGGTGAAGGCGTGATGGAGGGTGAGCTGGTGAAGTGGCACGTGAAGGCAGGGGATTCCGTCAAGGAAGACCAGGTGCTCGCCGAGGTGATGACGGACAAGGCCACCGTCACCGTTCCCGCTCCCAAGGCGGGCCGTGTCGTGAAGACGCATGGCAATGAAGGCGACATGGCGAAGGTGCACCAGCTCCTCGTCACCCTGGAGGTGGAGGGCGCTGCGCCGGCGCAGGCCGGTGGTCATTCCGAGGCCAGCGCGCCAGCGGCGGCGCCCGTGGCGGGTGGCCATGTCGGTGGTGCGCCTGCCTCGGCGTCCAAGGTGCTGGCCACGCCGGTGACGCGGCGGATGGCGCGCGAGCACGGGCTGGACCTGGCGTCGATTGCCGGCACGGGGCCACAGGGCCGCGTGACGAAGGCGGATGTGGTGGCGGCGCTGGAGGGTGGCGAGAAGAACGTCGTCGCGGCTCCGGCCGAGCAGAAGGCGCGTCCCGCGGCTCCTGCCGTCAGCTCGGGCGCGGCGGACGAGCGCGTTCCGCTTCGGGGCCTGCGCAAGAAGATCGCGGAGAAGATGGTGCGGTCGAAGTTCACGGCGCCGCACTTCGCCTTTGTCGAGGAAGTGGACGCCACGGAGCTGGTGGCCCTGCGCGCGCGGCTGAACGCGCAGTTGGCGGCGGCCGGTGAGAACATCAAGCTCAACTACCTGCCGTTCATCATCAAGGCGACGGTGGCGGCGCTGAAGAAGTTCCCGCACCTGAACGCGAACTTCGACGAGGCGTCGCAGGAGCTGGTGGTCCGCGGCGAGTTCAACATCGGCATGGCGGCGGCGACGCCGGACGGCCTCACCGTGGCGGTGGTGAAGAGCGCGGACCGGCTGACGCTGGCCGAGCTGGCGCGTGAGACGGCCCGCCTGGGCGCCGCCGCGCGTGACCGCAAGCTGAAGATGGAGGAGCTGACGGGCGGCACCTTCACCATCAGCTCGCTGGGGCAGAGCGGCGGCCTGTTCGCCACGCCCATCATCAACCACCCTGAAGTGGGCATCCTGGGCGTGCACCGCCTGAAGAAGCGCCCGGCGGTGGTGGGGGACCAGGTCGTCGTGCGCGACATGATGAACCTGTCGCTGTCGTGCGACCACCGCGTCATCGACGGCTCGGTGGCGGCGGATTTCACGTACGAAATCATCAAGTACCTGGAGAAGCCGGACCTGCTGTTCCTGGCCATGGCGTGA
- the lipB gene encoding lipoyl(octanoyl) transferase LipB, translated as MNTITVYRLGRVEYEDGLALMHLFSESRRQGLSGDVLLLLEHPPILTLGRAAKRENIVASDAQLAKEGAEVFETNRGGDVTYHGPGQLVGYPIFLLPEDRRDVRRYVRDVERSVMQVLAQWGITAGPIPKWPGVWIGAEGAPDARKIAAIGVHLSRWLTTHGFALNVNTNLDHFQLIVPCGIREAGVTSMQRELGRALPMAEVEEAIANSFCTVFDSERVDAPPPMRTVSIAVVKGRGPEARVLLVRRRPERGGFWQVLTGRLEAGESPAQAAARELEEETGLRVPLVDLDYRHAFALGEALPPQLVEENGFAVHVPPDADVRLGAEHDAFEWVDVPTALERLPFQGLRETVKRATA; from the coding sequence ATGAACACCATCACCGTCTACCGCCTGGGCCGAGTGGAGTACGAGGACGGGCTCGCGCTGATGCACCTCTTCAGCGAGTCGCGCCGCCAGGGGCTCTCCGGCGATGTGCTGCTCCTCTTGGAGCACCCGCCCATCCTCACCCTGGGCCGTGCCGCGAAGCGTGAGAACATCGTCGCCAGCGACGCGCAGTTGGCGAAGGAGGGCGCGGAGGTCTTCGAGACCAACCGTGGCGGCGACGTCACCTACCATGGCCCCGGCCAACTGGTGGGCTACCCCATCTTCCTGCTGCCGGAGGACCGACGCGACGTGCGCCGTTACGTGCGCGACGTGGAGCGCTCCGTCATGCAGGTGCTGGCCCAGTGGGGCATCACCGCGGGCCCCATCCCCAAGTGGCCCGGCGTCTGGATTGGCGCGGAAGGTGCTCCGGACGCGCGGAAGATCGCCGCCATTGGCGTGCACCTGTCGCGTTGGCTCACCACGCACGGCTTCGCGCTCAACGTGAACACGAACCTGGACCACTTCCAGCTCATCGTCCCGTGTGGCATCCGAGAAGCAGGTGTCACGTCCATGCAGCGGGAGTTGGGCCGCGCGCTCCCCATGGCGGAGGTGGAAGAGGCCATCGCCAACAGCTTCTGCACCGTGTTCGACAGCGAGCGCGTGGATGCGCCGCCGCCGATGCGGACGGTGAGCATCGCGGTGGTGAAGGGCCGTGGTCCCGAAGCACGGGTGCTGCTCGTGCGCCGTCGCCCGGAGCGGGGCGGTTTCTGGCAGGTCCTCACCGGGAGGCTCGAAGCGGGTGAGTCGCCAGCGCAGGCCGCGGCGCGGGAACTGGAGGAGGAGACAGGCCTCCGCGTGCCGCTGGTGGACCTGGACTACCGCCACGCCTTCGCCCTGGGAGAGGCGCTGCCACCGCAACTCGTGGAGGAGAACGGCTTCGCCGTCCACGTGCCGCCGGACGCGGACGTGCGCCTGGGCGCGGAGCACGACGCCTTCGAGTGGGTGGACGTCCCCACGGCCCTGGAGCGGCTGCCCTTCCAGGGCCTGCGGGAGACGGTGAAGCGCGCTACAGCTTGA
- the lipA gene encoding lipoyl synthase, translating into MATPDRFPLPQVTETTRKPEWLKVRLPHGEGYERVKAIVKRTKLATVCEEARCPNIAECWGGGTATVMLMGEVCTRACRFCHVKVGAPPPLDPMEPIHLAQAVKEMDLEYIVVTSVNRDDRPDGGASHFASAIRELRRESPRTIVEVLIPDFKGVEKDLTTVAEAKPHVVAHNVETVERLTPTVRDRRAKYHQSLRVLEYLKNRPEGLYTKTSVMVGLGETDAELEQTFKDLRDVGVDVLTLGQYLQPSQYHLRVERFVTPAQFEAYKTLAESYGFLYVASGPLVRSSYRAAEFFMKGLMERERLERLG; encoded by the coding sequence ATGGCGACTCCCGACCGGTTCCCTCTGCCCCAGGTGACTGAGACCACCCGCAAGCCGGAGTGGCTGAAGGTGCGGCTCCCGCACGGAGAAGGTTACGAGCGGGTCAAAGCCATCGTGAAGCGCACCAAGCTGGCCACGGTGTGCGAAGAGGCCCGCTGCCCGAACATCGCCGAGTGCTGGGGCGGTGGCACCGCCACGGTGATGCTGATGGGCGAGGTGTGCACGCGCGCGTGCCGCTTCTGCCACGTGAAGGTCGGCGCGCCTCCTCCGCTGGATCCGATGGAGCCCATCCATCTGGCCCAGGCGGTGAAGGAGATGGACCTGGAGTACATCGTCGTCACGTCCGTGAACCGGGATGACCGGCCGGACGGCGGCGCCAGCCACTTCGCTTCCGCCATCCGCGAGCTGCGCCGGGAGAGCCCGCGCACCATCGTCGAAGTGCTCATCCCGGACTTCAAGGGCGTGGAGAAGGACCTGACCACCGTGGCGGAGGCCAAGCCCCACGTGGTGGCGCACAACGTGGAGACGGTGGAGCGCCTCACGCCGACGGTCCGTGACCGGCGCGCGAAGTACCACCAGTCCCTGCGCGTGCTGGAGTACCTCAAGAACCGCCCCGAGGGCCTGTACACCAAGACGTCCGTCATGGTGGGCCTGGGGGAGACGGACGCGGAGCTGGAGCAGACGTTCAAGGACCTGCGCGACGTGGGCGTGGACGTGCTGACGCTGGGCCAGTACCTGCAGCCGTCGCAGTACCACCTGCGCGTGGAGCGCTTCGTGACGCCCGCGCAGTTCGAGGCGTACAAGACGCTGGCCGAGTCCTACGGCTTCCTCTACGTGGCCTCCGGTCCGCTGGTGCGGTCCAGCTACCGGGCCGCTGAGTTCTTCATGAAGGGCCTGATGGAGCGCGAGCGGCTCGAGCGGCTCGGCTGA
- the lpdA gene encoding dihydrolipoyl dehydrogenase yields MAETFDVVIIGSGPGGYVGAIRAGQLGLKTAIIEKDKRLGGTCLHRGCIPTKSLLWTAELFHHVREAADFGVDVSSPAINWPNAMKHKDKIVTKGANGIDFLMKKNKVTVVKGHGRIAGKGKVEVTAADGSKQVLEAKNIILATGSVPKSLPNVPVDHKRVLNSDSILQIDRVPKSIIVLGAGAVGCEFASVFNHVGSKTSIVEYMPALLPIEDADISKELEKIFKRRGIDVHTGSAVEKVEHTADGVRVTMKVGNETKTLEAEILLSAVGRSPVTEDVGLDKTNIQAERGYIKVDSMLRTSEPNVYAVGDIIPTPMLAHMASAECVVAVEHIAGKNPQPINYDLTPSATYCYPEVASVGLTEKKAKERGYDVKVGIAPMGAVTKASISNEATGMIKIVSDRKYDEVLGVHLIGPHATELLAEACVALKLEITTEELANTIHAHPTLSEIVHEGAEATLGHPRHF; encoded by the coding sequence GTGGCTGAGACGTTCGACGTGGTGATCATCGGTTCGGGCCCCGGCGGCTACGTGGGCGCCATTCGCGCGGGTCAGCTGGGCCTGAAGACGGCCATCATCGAGAAGGACAAGCGGCTGGGCGGCACCTGCCTCCACCGCGGCTGCATCCCGACCAAGTCCCTGCTGTGGACCGCGGAGCTGTTCCACCATGTCCGCGAAGCGGCTGACTTCGGCGTTGACGTGAGCAGCCCGGCCATCAACTGGCCCAACGCGATGAAGCACAAGGACAAGATTGTCACCAAGGGTGCCAACGGCATCGACTTCTTGATGAAGAAGAACAAGGTGACGGTGGTGAAGGGCCACGGCCGCATCGCCGGCAAGGGCAAGGTGGAGGTCACCGCCGCGGACGGCTCCAAGCAGGTCCTGGAGGCGAAGAACATCATCCTCGCCACGGGCTCGGTGCCCAAGTCCCTGCCCAACGTCCCCGTGGACCACAAGCGGGTGCTGAACAGCGACTCCATCCTGCAGATCGACCGCGTCCCCAAGAGCATCATCGTGCTGGGCGCCGGCGCGGTGGGCTGTGAGTTCGCCTCCGTGTTCAACCACGTGGGCAGCAAGACCTCCATCGTGGAGTACATGCCCGCGCTGCTCCCCATCGAGGACGCGGACATCTCCAAGGAGCTGGAGAAGATCTTCAAGCGTCGCGGCATCGACGTGCACACCGGCTCCGCGGTGGAGAAGGTGGAGCACACGGCGGACGGCGTGCGCGTCACCATGAAGGTGGGCAACGAGACCAAGACGCTGGAGGCGGAAATCCTCCTGTCGGCGGTGGGCCGCTCGCCCGTCACCGAGGACGTGGGTCTGGACAAGACGAACATCCAGGCCGAGCGCGGCTACATCAAGGTCGACTCGATGCTGCGCACCTCCGAGCCGAACGTCTACGCCGTGGGCGACATCATCCCCACGCCGATGCTCGCGCACATGGCCAGCGCGGAGTGCGTGGTGGCGGTGGAGCACATCGCCGGGAAGAACCCGCAGCCCATCAACTACGACCTGACGCCGTCTGCCACGTACTGCTACCCCGAGGTCGCCTCGGTGGGCCTGACGGAGAAGAAGGCCAAGGAGCGCGGCTACGATGTGAAGGTGGGCATCGCTCCGATGGGCGCCGTGACGAAGGCCTCCATCTCCAACGAGGCCACCGGCATGATCAAGATCGTGTCGGACCGGAAGTACGACGAGGTCCTCGGCGTGCACCTCATCGGGCCGCACGCGACGGAGCTGCTGGCCGAGGCGTGTGTCGCGCTGAAGCTGGAGATCACCACCGAGGAGCTGGCCAACACCATCCACGCGCACCCGACGCTCTCGGAAATCGTGCACGAGGGTGCCGAGGCCACGCTGGGCCACCCGCGCCACTTCTAG
- a CDS encoding ClpX C4-type zinc finger protein, with translation MAENPRELIRAAQSAETQGDVARAVECLQKAAELCRQAGNPSRALQLLRHAQRLDGSRADIADAVNRLEWMPEPSLTRSGADADDEEALPASGVVHSLESEVLPDVVHRQRLIEDALREAALHAGDDAPRDAAQAWVIETEVAEDLQRLEAQIARIAGVVAGAEDSSSPPDATVDVRGGVASIPGDGVGEQELLGVEEPTTQLASSRMAGEAEEAPAGEDILTDAQPRRRREARLVERGPTRADAALDAWCSFCCRPRTDTGGLVAGPAGAFICKNCLFESQSLLGDVTLVPPPTVSRPERPVTPALGLVGQGVTQALLTQSLEAHARTLLVIGPEGSGKSVWFQQLQREAVGVITPVADLDLTASSRTLLVEDVDRLDATSHAALQAFLARDSRPVVLLSARGMRTEARGLSLRGDAYSVSVSTTAALTQAVRGTVPTDILEHVQVLLSLQVPTPSEFVEIARQRLASREPAVSVSEEVLMALAQEASRSPRAGHELHALLNRVPTGTWSLAPTVKPSPTRKARKKRTS, from the coding sequence ATGGCCGAGAACCCTCGCGAGCTGATCCGCGCCGCGCAGTCCGCCGAGACACAGGGAGACGTGGCCCGTGCGGTGGAGTGCCTGCAGAAAGCGGCGGAGCTGTGCCGACAGGCAGGTAATCCGTCCCGCGCGTTGCAGTTGCTTCGCCATGCGCAGCGGTTGGACGGCAGCCGCGCGGACATCGCGGATGCGGTGAACCGGCTGGAGTGGATGCCGGAGCCTTCGCTCACGCGGTCTGGGGCAGACGCTGACGACGAAGAGGCATTGCCTGCGTCCGGGGTGGTGCATTCCCTGGAGTCGGAGGTGTTGCCGGACGTCGTCCACCGGCAGCGGCTCATCGAGGATGCGCTGCGCGAGGCGGCCCTGCACGCCGGTGACGACGCGCCGCGCGACGCCGCCCAGGCCTGGGTCATCGAGACGGAGGTCGCGGAAGATCTGCAGCGGCTCGAAGCGCAGATTGCGCGCATCGCGGGGGTGGTCGCAGGGGCGGAAGATTCCTCGTCGCCACCGGATGCGACTGTGGACGTGCGGGGCGGCGTTGCGTCCATACCGGGTGATGGCGTGGGCGAGCAGGAACTTCTGGGCGTCGAGGAGCCCACGACGCAGCTTGCGTCATCTCGAATGGCGGGTGAGGCAGAGGAAGCACCCGCAGGAGAGGACATCCTCACGGATGCCCAGCCTCGGCGTCGCAGAGAGGCTCGGCTCGTCGAGCGCGGCCCTACGCGTGCGGATGCCGCGCTCGACGCATGGTGCTCCTTCTGTTGCCGTCCGCGTACGGACACGGGGGGCCTGGTCGCGGGGCCTGCGGGCGCGTTCATCTGCAAGAACTGCCTGTTCGAGTCGCAATCGCTGCTGGGCGACGTCACTTTGGTGCCTCCGCCCACGGTGTCGCGGCCGGAACGGCCCGTGACACCTGCCTTGGGGCTCGTGGGGCAGGGCGTGACGCAGGCGCTGCTGACGCAGTCGCTCGAGGCCCACGCGCGGACCCTCTTGGTCATCGGGCCCGAAGGCAGTGGCAAGAGCGTCTGGTTCCAGCAGCTCCAGCGAGAGGCCGTGGGCGTCATCACCCCCGTCGCGGACCTGGACCTGACGGCTTCCTCGCGCACGCTGCTGGTGGAGGATGTGGACCGCCTGGACGCGACGTCACACGCGGCCCTGCAGGCCTTCCTGGCCCGGGACAGCCGCCCCGTCGTCCTGCTGAGCGCGAGGGGCATGCGCACGGAGGCTCGGGGCCTGAGCCTGCGCGGAGACGCATACAGTGTTTCCGTGTCCACCACCGCCGCGCTGACTCAGGCCGTGCGCGGAACCGTGCCCACGGACATTCTGGAGCACGTGCAGGTGCTCCTGTCGCTCCAGGTGCCCACACCGTCTGAATTCGTGGAGATTGCCCGCCAGCGCCTGGCCTCGCGAGAGCCCGCGGTCTCCGTCTCCGAAGAAGTGCTCATGGCGCTGGCCCAGGAGGCCAGCCGCTCGCCGCGCGCCGGCCATGAGCTGCATGCCCTCCTCAACCGGGTACCCACGGGAACGTGGAGCCTGGCGCCCACCGTGAAGCCCTCGCCCACGCGGAAGGCTCGAAAGAAGCGAACGTCATGA